The Imtechella halotolerans DNA window ACATATCCATTTTGCTCCTGAAAGGTTACTTAAATTATGTTTGCCAAATATTTCAACAGGCATATCTCCTTCTGGAGTAATTAAAAGTGTCTGTCCATTTTCAATATAATACTCTGCAGTTTTATATGGTAATTTTCGAATAGGATTTTCAGATGCCTCTACTACCGATACAACTTCTAGATCCTCCTCGTTATATACCATTATACCACCATTAATAATACTATCTGTAAAGATGCTAAACTGCTCTACATAATTTTCATACGTTGGAAAAACATTTATATGATCCCAGGCAATTCCGCTTAGTAACGCTATATTAGGGCGATATAAATGAAATTTAGGTCTCATGTCAATAGCAGAAGATAAATATTCATCTCCCTCAAGAACAATAAAATCATTATAATCTGTGAGATGAACCATAGTATCAAACCCATCCAATTGCGCTCCAACCATATAATCAACCTCAATTCCATGATAATTTAATACATGGAGAATCATCGAAGTTATGGTGGTTTTTCCATGACTTCCTCCAATTACAACTCGAGTCTTATTTTTTGATTGTTCAAACAAAAATTCTGGATATGAATATATTTTCACCCCTAGTTCTTGTGCACGCTTAAGCTCTGGATTATCAACTTTGGCATGCATGCCTAAAACAATAGCATCGAGAGACTCTGTAATCTTTTCAGGAAACCACCCGAAATTTTCAGGCAATAGTCCTTGTGCCTTTAGTCGAGAGTACGAAGGTTCAAAAATGGCATCATCACTTCCCGATATTTGGTATCCTTTATAATGTAGGGCTAATGCTAAATTATGCATGGCAGCACCTCCAATAGCAATAAAATGTATACGCATGAGTATTGATTATTATTTTTCAAAGGCAGCTTTTAACTGTGCAGCCTTCTCTGGTTCTTTTAAATGCTGTTGATATAGTTGATAGAGCTTTTGAAAGGTAGTTTTGGAATTTCCAGTGAGGTGAGCCTTCACATAATATTCCTCAGCCTTTTTATATCGTTTTTGATATACTTCAATCAAGCCAAATGCTAATAAACCGTCTATTTTGGATAAATTCATCAATTCCTGAGCATACAACCTTGCCTTACGTTCACTTCCTCCAACGATTCCGGGAAGCTCCATATACAACTGTACTAAAGCCCAACGACAATCAATATGACCTTCATCCAACTGGGCAGCTTTTAAAAAAGCATCCTCCACCTCTCCAATCATTCCCAGCGCTTTCCATTTTGAAGTTATTTTTGCTTTCATCCCAAGAACACCGCCATACTTATAGTGATAGTCTGCATTATTAGGAACACTCGCTTTCAATCTCCCATAATAGTCAATTGCCACATCCCAATTTTTTTGATGTCCAGCTATGTCTCCTAAATACTCAATAGTCTTTAGGTCGTTGGGATATTTCTTTAAATGATTTTGAAATTTCATTTTAGCAGCATCCCACTTCTGGTTATTAAAGAGATGCACTCCCAATTCGAAATCATTGAAAAGTGTTGCTAAAAAAAATAATGTTAGCAGTATTGATTTAGGAAAGACCATTGTTTGATTTTGCTACCCAAAAATACATATTTACACTTTAAAAAGCATCCATTAAAACACCATTTGATGCCATCCTATATTAAAATAGCGCCTAAGGCGCTATTTATTAATTATATTTTTGGATTCAACATTAACCACAATCTATCTTTCAGCTCTTGAATACCCTGCTGAGCTACGGAGGAAATAAAAAGATAAGGTGTTTTTCCAAAATACATATCCAATTCCCGTTTCATCAATTCTTTCAATTCTCCATCAAGCATATCGCTCTTGGAGATTGCTACAAGACGCTCCTTATCTAATAATTCTGGATTATACTTTTGTAACTCATTCAATAGTATTTCATATTCTTCAGAAATATCTTTGCTGTCAGCAGGAATTAAAAACAAAAGTGTCGAATTACGCTCTATATGTCTTAAAAAATAATGTCCCAATCCCTTTCCTTCTGCAGCTCCTTCAATAATTCCAGGAATATCAGCAATAACAAACGATTTAAAATCTCTGTACTGAACAATACCCAGATTAGGTTTTAATGTCGTAAATGGATAATCTGCTATTTTAGGTTTCGCTGAGGTAATAACTGATAGTAAAGTTGATTTTCCCGCATTAGGAAATCCTACCAATCCTACATCAGCCAGAAGTTTTAATTCAAGCAGTAGTTCTCTTTCCTCTCCTTGGATACCTGGTTGAGCATACCTAGGAGTCTGATTAGTTGCTGTACGAAAGTGCCAGTTCCCTAACCCGCCTTTTCCACCTTGTGCAACAATACGCTCTTCACCGTGTGTTGTAATCTCAAAAAGAACCTGATCTGTCTCAAAATCCTTAACAACAGTCCCTAACGGCACCTCTAAGAAAACATCTGCACCATCTGCACCCGTACTGCGACTGCTACCACCATGTTCGCCATGACCTGCCTTGAAATGACGCTGATATTTAAAATGTATCAATGTCCAAAGGTTTTCATTACCACGCAAAATAATATGACCCCCTCTTCCTCCATCACCACCGTCAGGCCCTCCTTTTTCCACAAACTTTTCTCTATGTAAATGTGAAGAACCTTTACCTCCGTTACCAGAAGCAACCAATACCTTTACGTAATCTGTAAAATTTCCTTCGGTCATGTTATAATAATATAAATCTTTGCCTAAGCCTTATTAACCGTTAACCGTTTCAAGGGAATCAATAACATTGGACAAACGTTGAGTAATCTCCTCAATAGACCCAATTCCATTAACACTAATAAACTTTCCTTGTTCAGTATAAAAATCAATCAACGGCGAAGTTTTTTGGTTATACTCTTCAAATCGATTTCTAATTTTCTCTTCATCCTGATCATCAGTACGCCCGCTAACCTTACCGCGTTCCAAAAGTCGCTGTATAAGCTCCTCATCATCAGCCTCTAACGCAATTGTAGCATCAATTTTCATTTCTTTAGACTCTAAAAAGGAATCCAAAGCTTCAGCTTGAGCCGTCGTCCGAGGAAATCCATCAAAAATAAACCCCTTGGCATCGACGTTTTTATCAACTTCCTCTTGCAGCATATTTATGGTTACTTCATCAGGAACTAATTCGCCTCTATCCATATAAGACTTCGCTAAAGTTCCTAGGGCAGTTTCATTTTTTATGTTGTAACGAAATACATCTCCGGTAGAAATATGCACCAACTGGTATTTTTCTTTTAAAAATTCAGCCTGGGTACCTTTCCCTGCACCAGGTTTTCCGAAGAGAACTAAATTAATCATGTTGTTTTGTTTTAATTGGTAAACTTCCGGCAAATTTCTTCCATATTCATCATAATCCAAGCCATAACCCAGAATAAATTTATTAGGAATAGAAAAGCCTATATAATCGAGAAAAATATCTTTTGTATACGCTTCAGGTTTGAAAAAAAGAGTAGCAATTTTCAATGATTTCACATCATGACTTTCAAGAATACGCTTTAGTTCAACCAAGGTATGACCTGTATCTACTATATCCTCCAACACTACCACGCTACGGCCTTTTAATTCATGGCTTATCCCTACCAACTCTTTAATTACTCCAGTAGTTGATGTACCTGAATAAGAAGCTAGCTTCACAAATGTGATCTCACAATCATTCGGAAACTTTTTTACAAAATCAGAAGCAAACATAAAAGCCCCATTGAGCACCGCAACAAAAATTGGCACTTCTCCATCTAAATCAGCACATACCTCCTTAACCAATCTATCTATCTGGCTATCAATTTCAGAGGCACCTATAAATGGGATGAAATATTTATCGTGGACACGAATCACTGTATTCAAAAAATTTAAAGACGCAAAGATACTATAATGATTCTTCATTTACGATTTTTTAAAGGAGCTTTTGAGAATTAAGCGTATTTTTGCGAGACTTTTGAAAGTATACTTTCTAAAAACAACGCAACACATGAATTATTTCTCATCTGATTTTACTCTTGGAATCCTCGGAGGAGGACAATTGGGCAAAATGCTACTTTATGAAACTCGTAAGTACGATATCCGTACCATCGTATTAGATCCTAGTGCAGATGCACCTTGCCGAATAGCATGCAATAATTTCGAACAGGGCAGTCTAATGGATTTTGACACAGTTTACAATTTCGGAAAAAAGGCAGATGTACTCACCTATGAAATTGAATTGGTTAATGTAAAAGCACTTGAACAATTAGAAAAGGAAGGCGTAAAAGTATTTCCCTCTTCCAAAACCCTACGTACTATTCAAAACAAAGCCACTCAAAAACTTTTTTATGTAGATCACGAAATTCCAACCGCACCCTTTACCAGGTTCGCCTACACTAGTGAAATACTACCTGCCATGGAACATGAAGCACTTTCTTTTCCATTTGTTTGGAAAAGCACCCAATTCGGGTATGATGGAATGGGCGTAAAAGTAATACGTAAAGCAGAAGATTTGAACGAACTTCCAAATGTCGAATGCATTGCTGAACATATGATACCATTTAAAAATGAGCTGGCTGTCATTGTGTCTAGAAATGTTTCAGGAGAAGTAAAAACATATCCAGTTGTTGAAATGGAATTTCATCCGGAAGCCAATCAAGTAGAGTACGTAATTTGCCCAGCACGCATTGATGAGAGTGTTGCACAAAAAGCTCAAGAAATTGCCCTTAAAGTTTCTAATGCAATCGAGCATGTTGGACTTCTCGCGGTTGAAATGTTTCAAACTGAAGATGACCACATTTTAGTAAATGAAGTAGCCCCAAGACCACATAACAGTGGACATTATAGTATTGAAGCAAGTTACACAAATCAATTTGAACAACACCTACGTGCTATTTTAGATTTACCACTTGGAAAGACAAATAGCAAACTAGCTGGAATTATGGTTAATTTAGTGGGAGCAGAAGGACATTTTTGGGATGTTGTTTACGAAAACATTGAAGACATAATGAAAATGGACGGAGTAACACCTCATATTTACGGAAAGAGAGAGACACGTCCATTTAGAAAAATGGGTCATGTAACCATTATACATGAAGAAGTTGCGGAAGCAAGAAAAATTGCCCAAAAAGTAAAGGAAACCATCAATGTGATAAGCAAAAACAACTAAACATACAATATGAGTAAAGTAGCTATAATTATGGGAAGCAAAAGCGACCTTCCTGTCATGCAGGAGGCCATAGATATTTTAAAAGGATTCGACATTGAGGTTGAAGTGGATATTGTTTCTGCTCATCGAACTCCTGAAAAATTATTTGATTTTAGCACAAATGCCCATAAAAGAGGTATTTCAGTGATTATAGCAGGAGCTGGCGGGGCTGCTCATCTTCCTGGAATGGTAGCATCAATGAGTCCACTACCTATAATCGGTGTACCTGTAAAAAGTAGCAACTCAATAGATGGATGGGATTCAGTCCTTTCCATTCTACAAATGCCCGGTGGAGTACCTGTAGCTACAGTAGCGCTAAACGGCGCAAAAAATGCCGGAATATTAGCTGCCCAAATTATTGGAAGTCATGACAAATGTGTTTTAGACAAAATCATAGTATACAAAGAAGGACTTAAACAAGCTGTAATAGAAAGCGCTAAAGGCCTATAATTTAATAAGCCCCTCCAGATGGAGGGGCTTATTTGACAGACATTAGTTTCGCAAAAGACTATGCTTGTTGGGAAACAATATATTTTGGAACTTCAGTTAACAAATTCAAGTAGTTCACATTAATTCCTTTTATTTTTGGCAAACGCTCTTTTTTAACCAAAAGCTCTATTACCTCTACTTTTTTAATTGCAATAACCTTGTCTTTTTGTTCAACAGTAATCGTCACATCAAAAGGAACAATTTTAGCTTCAACTCCTGTCTGAGAATAGCCTACCACTCCTATTAATAAAAAAACGAAACTTACTATTGTTCTCATTTTGTTGTATTTTTGAACGATTTACAAAGCGAATGTACAGCAGGATTTTACACCTCAAAACTTTTTTCGTGCAATCGTAATGTATCTCCGATAAACTGCAACTTTCTTACAAAAACATATAATTAAATGAATACCAATAAGCTAATTACCTTATTCAACACGCCATACAACTCGGCTCCATTTAACAACATAAATGCAGATGACTACATCCAATTAATCACTCAAGCTATCGATGAGACCCGTAAGGAGATAGACATCATTACTTCAAACCCTGAATTACCAACCTTCAAAAACACCATTGAAGCATTAGAATTTTCAGGAGAAATACTTGACAGACTAACCTCCATGTTTTTCAACCTTAATAACGCAGAAACAAATGAAACGGTTCAGAAGCAAGCACAGACAATTTCTCCCATGCTTTCTGAATTCGGAAACGACATCCGCCTCAATAAACACCTATTTGAAAGAGTTAAACTAGTTTATGATCAACGTAACTCACTTAATCTTTCTGCAGAACAAAGTACCTTATTGGAAAAAAAGTATAAAAGTTTTGCCCGCAATGGAGCTAATCTTCCTGATAACAAAAAGCAAGATCTCCGAAATATTGATAAAGAATTAGCAACATTGTCCCTTAAATTCGGCGAAAATGTTCTTGCAGAAACACAAGCGTTCCAATTACACATAATCAACCAAGATGATTTAAAAGGACTTCCTGAAGGAACAATTGAAGCAGCCAAAAATTTAGCAGAGAGCACCCAAAAAGAGGGATGGATATTTACTTTAGATTATCCAAGTTATATCCCTTTTATGACCTACGCTGAAAATCGCGAGCTGAGAAATCAACTCCACAAAGCCTTTGGAAGTAAAGCCTTTCAAAAAGAAACATATGACAATCAGGCTATTGTTCTTCGCATTGCTCAATTAAGGCATAATCGTGCATTACTACTAGGTTACAAGTCTCATGCTCATTTTGTTCTAGAGGAACGAATGGCAGAAACACCTGAAAAAGTAAACCAATTCCTTAATGAGTTATTAGAAAAAGCTTTTGGAGCAGCTCAACGAGAATTCAATGAGTTACAAGATTACGCCAAACAAATTGATGGAATAGATTCTCTACAAAAATGGGATAGCGCTTATTACACAGAGAAACTGAAACAACAGCGATTTGAATTAGACGACGAATTACTTAAACCATACTTCAAACTTGAAAATGTAATTCACGGTGTATTTACAGTTGCTAAAAAATTATTTGGCCTTCATTTTGAAGAAATAAAGAACATTCCAACATATAATAAAGAAGTACAAACCTTTCGTGTGTTAGACGAAAACGGTAATTATTTAGCTTTATTTTACACTGACTTTCATCCTAGGCCAGGAAAAAGAAATGGTGCTTGGATGACTTCCTATAAAAATCAATATATTAAAAATAATGAGAATTCCAGACCCCATATTTCCATTGTGTGCAATTTTACGCGACCTACACCAACTAAGCCATCCTTACTTACTTTCAATGAAGTAACAACCCTTTTCCATGAGTTTGGCCATGCTCTCCACGGCATTCTTGCTAACACAACCTATCCTAGTCTTAGCGGCACAAGTGTATATTGGGATTTTGTAGAGCTTCCTAGTCAGATTATGGAGAATTGGTGCTATGAAAAAGAAACTTTAGAGTTATTTGCTTTTCATTATCAAACAGGAGAAATAATTCCAATGGAGTATATTACAAAGATTAAAGAATCAGCAGCCTTTATGCAAGGTCTTCAAACATTAAGGCAACTAGGTTTTGGACTACTTGATATGAGTTGGCACGGGCAAGATCCAAGCGCCATAACTAATGTCAAAAACCACGAAGAAATTGCAATGGCTGCAACAAACCTCTTTCCAGAATCTCCAGAGACTTGTATGAGCACCTCTTTTTCTCATATTTTCCAAGGAGGATATTCATCAGGATACTACAGTTATAAATGGGCAGAAGTACTCGACGCAGATGCTTATGAATATTTTAAAGAAAATGGCATTTTTAATCGCAACGTAGCAGATAAATTTAAATCTTCCATTTTATCAAAAGGAGGCACCGAGAATCCAATGGAACTTTATATACAATTTCGAGGAAAAAAGCCTACGCCAGAGGCATTACTTAAAAGAGCAGGTCTCCTTGTGTAATAAATTAAAAATCGCCTATAATATAGGCGATTTTTTTAATCTCTTACAAGAGGTAGCCCAGCTTCCTTCCAGCGCTCAACTCCACCATCCAAATTGATGATCTTTTTGAATCCTAACGAATCTAATATAGCTGCTGCTTTGGCACTTTTATTTCCTGTCCTGCAATACAAGTACATCGGAGTAGTCTTTTTAAAATCTACAAACATTAACGCAAAACCTGAATAGGTAAAATCTATATTGTTTGAACGTTTTAAATGACCTTCCTCATACTCTTGAGCCGTTCGTAAATCAATCAAAGGATATTTTCTTCCCTTCGACATCTTATACTCCGTGATTGATATCGTTTTTACATTTGACTGCGAATACAATACACCTGTAATTAGCAAAAAAATCACCAATAACCATTCATTATTTTTCATGCTAAAAAAATTTAATACCCTTAATTTCATTAATACAACACCAAATTTTAATAAAGATGCTAATTATCTTTTTAATAACTGGAACATATCTAAAATAAAAATACTCATAACCCATAAAATAGGGATACTTTCTACCCAAAAACTACAATAATATTTTGTTTGACGAACCTCCGATTTCAAAATTGCTAACCCTACGGCACTTACAACTAATCCATTCATATACCATTCAAAATCAACCCCTCTAAAAACTGTCAGTACAAAAAAGAGTATTAAAATACTATACCCTATATACTTTGTTCCCTTAACACCATATCGCTGAGGCAAAGTGTCTAGTCTAGGATCATCATATTTTACATCACGTATTTCAAAAGGAATCATAAGCGCCAGAACCAATAAGATTCGTTGCAAAAAGAGTACCCATACAGAACCTGTTAACTCTAAGTTGGCATTTACTAATGGTAATAAAACAGTTAAAATAGCCCAGCATAACGCAACTATAATAGTTTTACAACTCCTAAGCGACCGAAAATTACGCTTTCCTGGCAATAAAGGCAATGCATATAAACAGGTTAATAAAGAAGCTACTAACAAAAGAATTTTTCCGGAAGTATTAATCTGAACAAAATAATACCCAAACAAAATAAGGCATACAAGGCTAAATAGTTGCACACCCCTTAAATATGAATTAGGCATATAAAAATACTTCCTTGCGATCGTGGCATATTTTACAAAATTGTAGCTAACAATTGTTCCATAAAATACGGAACATCCCACTGCTTGATTAAACGAAATTCCGTACTTCATGAATGTCAAATACACCAATGCGCCAACTGCCAAAGCAACATGAACACTTGCATCTATGTAAAAATCAAACCATTTTTGCACCCATCGCATATCACAAAAATAATGTATTTTTCACGGTATCCAATAGTTAAACTACACCTCTAATATTCAATCCAATATACCTGTAAACCTGATGGTCCTCAACCTCAACATTAGCTGTCATTTATTGAACATTTTTAACGTCTCCATTAACACGAAATACACATCCTAATCGTTAGAAATAATATTTTTAATACGTACTTTTGCAGTCTTAAACACAACTTATCACTCAATCTCGATAACGAATGAAAACAGATTCTTTTGCATTGCGCCATATAGGTCCCAATGAGACGGACTTAGCACAAATGCTTCAAACCGTAGGAGTAGAAAATCTTGACCAACTTATCTACCAAACCATCCCAGATGATATTCGCTTAAAACAACCTCTCAACCTTCCTGAAGCACTTAGCGAAAATGAATTTTTAAATCATATTCAACAACTTTCTCAAAAAAATAAGATATTCAAAACCTATATTGGGCTAGGCTATCATGAGACTATCACTCCTTCCGTTATCAAAAGAAACATTTTTGAAAACCCAGGGTGGTATACCGCCTACACTCCCTATCAGGCTGAAATTGCTCAAGGACGTTTAGAAGCACTTCTAAACTTTCAAACCATGGTTACTGACCTTACAGGAATGGAACTTGCAAACGCATCGCTTTTAGATGAAAGTACAGCAGCTGCAGAAGCAATGACGATGCTCTACGAACTAAGAAATCGTGACCAGAAAAAAAACAATGTAACTAAGTTTTTTGTTTCAGAAGAAGTATTACCACAAACGATATCTTTACTTTATACCCGAGCTATACCTCTAGGCATAGAATTAGTTATTGGCAATCATCAATCCTTCGACTTCTCTACTGACTTTTATGGTGCCTTAATTCAATATCCGGGAAAATATGGTCAAGTTTATGATTACGCATCCTTTACTGCCAAAGCCAAAAACAATGAAATAAAAGTTGCAGTTGCTGCTGATATATTAAGTTTGGTATTACTAGAAGCTCCTGGTAAATGGGGAGCTGATGTTGTAGTAGGAACAACTCAACGGTTCGGAATCCCTTTGGGCTACGGGGGCCCTCACGCTGCATTTTTTGCAACCAAGGACGAATACAAGCGTAATATCCCTGGACGTATTATTGGGGTCACCAGAGATACTGACAGTAATAGAGCACTTCGTATGGCCTTACAAACCCGCGAACAACACATTAAAAGAGACAAGGCTACTTCTAACATTTGTACGGCTCAAGTTTTACTTGCGGTTATGGCTGGAATGTATGCAGTATTCCATGGTCCTAAAGGACTTACATACATTGCACAAAAAGTACATCACAGTGCCACAACACTTGCGGCCCAACTAAACCGATTAGGTTACCAACAAACAAACGCTCAGTACTTTGATACCATTGTAGTAAAAGCAGAAAAACACATCATTAAACCAATTGCAGAAGCCAACGGTGTTAACTTCCTCTATATTGATGAAAACACTATTAGTATTGCAGTAAATGAAGCCACATCACTCACAGACATCAATACAGTTTTACGCATATTCGCTGAAGCTGGAGGAAGAATCGCACTTACCACATCTTCATTACTCCAGGAGAGTCCTTTAAGTGAGGAAGTAAAAAGAAAAAGCGAATTTTTAACACTCCCTGTATTCAATTCGTACCATTCAGAAACTGAATTGATGCGTTACATTAAAAAATTAGAGCGTAAGGATCTTTCATTAAACCACTCCATGATTTCTCTTGGATCTTGTACAATGAAACTGAATGCTGCTTCTGAGATGCTTCCGCTAAGTCAAGCAAATTGGTCTAACATACATCCATTTGTTCCTTTAGAACAAGCCCAAGGATATCAAGAAATGTTGAAGTCACTAGAAAACCAGCTCAACATTATTACCGGATTTGCAGGAACTTCACTTCAACCCAATTCAGGGGCCCAAGGGGAATATGCAGGATTAATGGTAATTCGTGCCTATCATGAATCTCGAGGAGAAGGTCACCGTCATATTTGTTTAATTCCTTCTTCAGCCCATGGAACCAATCCTGCCTCAGCTGTAATGGCAGGCATGAAGGTTGTAGTCACCAAAACTGACGAACGAGGTAATATTGATGTAGAAGACCTAAGGGAAAAGGCAATCAAATACAAAGATGAGCTTTCGTCATTAATGGTAACCTACCCTTCTACTCATGGAGTATTTGAATCTTCAATTCGTGAAATCACTCAGATCATTCATGAAAATGGAGGTCAAGTTTATATGGATGGTGCCAATATGAACGCACAAGTTGGTCTAACAAATCCTGCCACAATTGGGGCAGACGTATGCCACTTAAATTTACATAAAACATTTGCCATACCTCATGGTGGAGGCGGTCCTGGAGTTGGCCCAATTTGTGTAGCCTCACACCTAGTACCATTCCTACCCTCTAACCCAGTAATTGCCACTGGAGGCGCTGAGGCCATTACAGCCATATCAGCTGCTCCATGGGGAAGTGCAATGGTATGTCTTATTTCATATGCCTATATCACAATGTTAGGCTCTGAAGGTCTTACCAACGCAACTAAATATGCCATCCTTAATGCGAATTACTTAAAATCTAAACTTGAAGAACATTTCTCTGTACTTTACACGGGAGAATGCGGTAGAGCAGCTCACGAAATGATTTTGGATTGTAGACCATTTAAGAAAAATGGAATTGAAGTGACCGACATTGCCAAACGTTTGATGGATTACGGATTCCACGCTCCTACAGTATCATTTCCTGTTGCTGGGACATTGATGGTTGAACCGACAGAAAGCGAAAGTAAAGCCGAATTAGACCGTTTTATAGAAGCCATGGTATCTATCCGAAAGGAAATAGAAGAAGCGGATTTGGATGATACAAACAATGTTCTTAAAAACGCACCGCACACCCTTAACATGGTCACTTCAGACAGTTGGACATTTCCATATAGCCGCGAAAAGGCGGCATACCCACTTTCTCACATAGCTGAAAATAAGTTTTGGCCTACTGTAAGAAGAGTAGACGAAGCCTTTGGGGATCGTAATTTAATTTGCACTTGCGCACCTATAGAGGCCTATATGGAAGCATAAAAACAGAATATAAATAATTATAAAACAACGCCTTGCACAAATATCTCAATGCAGGGCGTTTTTATTTATACTTCACAAAATAATGTTTGGACATCGTAGCAATTTTCCATTCCTTCACATCACAAAAAAAGGTAGTCGTACCTTTATTTCATCCTAAACAACAACAAATGAATATTAAAATAACAGGAACCGGATGCTATATTCCTTCCGAAATTGAAACTAATAATAATTTTTCAAACCATAAATTTTTACATACTGACGGATCTCTCTTTGAAAGCTCAAATGAAATAATTATTGAGAAATTTAAAGCTATAACTGGGATTGAAGAACGTCGTTATGCTGAAAAGGAACACAAGGCTTCAGATCTAGCGTTCTTTGCAGCAGAAAAAGCAATAAAAGATGCCAAAATTGCTCCTGAAACATTAGATTACATTATAGTAGCGCATAATTTTGGAGATGTAAAACATGGAACATTACAAGGAGATAGTGTACCTAGCCTCGCTAGTAGGGTAAAGCATTCGTTAGGAATAAAAAACCCAAAATGTGTTGCTTATGACTTACTTTTTGGATGCCCTGGCTGGGTTGAAGGTGTCATTCAGGCTCAAGCATACATCAAAGCAGGGATGGCTAAAAAATGCTTAGTAATCGGAGCAGAAACATTGTCACGAGTAATAGATCCACATGACCGTGACAGTATGATATATTCTGATGGTGCTGGTGCCGCTATTATAGAAGCCACCGATAGACCAGGTGGTATTATTGCTCATGAATCCGCTTCATTCACCGAAGAGGAAGCCTATTTTATTTTCTTTGGAGAGTCTTACAATCAAGCACTGGAAAAAGATCATCGCTATATTAAAATGCACGGGCGAAAAATATATGAATTTGCTTGTGTGCAAGTACCATTAGCCATGAAATCATGCCTAGACAAAAGTGGAATAACCATAGATCAAGTCAAAAAGATATTCATCCATCAAGCTAATGAAAAAATGGATGAGGCAATTGTTAAAC harbors:
- a CDS encoding adenylate kinase, producing the protein MKNHYSIFASLNFLNTVIRVHDKYFIPFIGASEIDSQIDRLVKEVCADLDGEVPIFVAVLNGAFMFASDFVKKFPNDCEITFVKLASYSGTSTTGVIKELVGISHELKGRSVVVLEDIVDTGHTLVELKRILESHDVKSLKIATLFFKPEAYTKDIFLDYIGFSIPNKFILGYGLDYDEYGRNLPEVYQLKQNNMINLVLFGKPGAGKGTQAEFLKEKYQLVHISTGDVFRYNIKNETALGTLAKSYMDRGELVPDEVTINMLQEEVDKNVDAKGFIFDGFPRTTAQAEALDSFLESKEMKIDATIALEADDEELIQRLLERGKVSGRTDDQDEEKIRNRFEEYNQKTSPLIDFYTEQGKFISVNGIGSIEEITQRLSNVIDSLETVNG
- the purK gene encoding 5-(carboxyamino)imidazole ribonucleotide synthase, which gives rise to MNYFSSDFTLGILGGGQLGKMLLYETRKYDIRTIVLDPSADAPCRIACNNFEQGSLMDFDTVYNFGKKADVLTYEIELVNVKALEQLEKEGVKVFPSSKTLRTIQNKATQKLFYVDHEIPTAPFTRFAYTSEILPAMEHEALSFPFVWKSTQFGYDGMGVKVIRKAEDLNELPNVECIAEHMIPFKNELAVIVSRNVSGEVKTYPVVEMEFHPEANQVEYVICPARIDESVAQKAQEIALKVSNAIEHVGLLAVEMFQTEDDHILVNEVAPRPHNSGHYSIEASYTNQFEQHLRAILDLPLGKTNSKLAGIMVNLVGAEGHFWDVVYENIEDIMKMDGVTPHIYGKRETRPFRKMGHVTIIHEEVAEARKIAQKVKETINVISKNN
- the purE gene encoding 5-(carboxyamino)imidazole ribonucleotide mutase, coding for MSKVAIIMGSKSDLPVMQEAIDILKGFDIEVEVDIVSAHRTPEKLFDFSTNAHKRGISVIIAGAGGAAHLPGMVASMSPLPIIGVPVKSSNSIDGWDSVLSILQMPGGVPVATVALNGAKNAGILAAQIIGSHDKCVLDKIIVYKEGLKQAVIESAKGL
- a CDS encoding UDP-N-acetylmuramate--L-alanine ligase; its protein translation is MRIHFIAIGGAAMHNLALALHYKGYQISGSDDAIFEPSYSRLKAQGLLPENFGWFPEKITESLDAIVLGMHAKVDNPELKRAQELGVKIYSYPEFLFEQSKNKTRVVIGGSHGKTTITSMILHVLNYHGIEVDYMVGAQLDGFDTMVHLTDYNDFIVLEGDEYLSSAIDMRPKFHLYRPNIALLSGIAWDHINVFPTYENYVEQFSIFTDSIINGGIMVYNEEDLEVVSVVEASENPIRKLPYKTAEYYIENGQTLLITPEGDMPVEIFGKHNLSNLSGAKWICQNMGIDENDFYEAIASFKGASKRLEKIGETESNVAYKDFAHSPSKVKATTQAVKSQYPNRKLIACLELHTYSSLNAEFLNEYEGTLEDADEAVVFYSPEAVTIKKLKDITQEQIAAAFQRNNLKVFTDSNGFKEYLFSRKYQNTALLLMSSGNYGGLNFDDVKTLL
- the obgE gene encoding GTPase ObgE codes for the protein MTEGNFTDYVKVLVASGNGGKGSSHLHREKFVEKGGPDGGDGGRGGHIILRGNENLWTLIHFKYQRHFKAGHGEHGGSSRSTGADGADVFLEVPLGTVVKDFETDQVLFEITTHGEERIVAQGGKGGLGNWHFRTATNQTPRYAQPGIQGEERELLLELKLLADVGLVGFPNAGKSTLLSVITSAKPKIADYPFTTLKPNLGIVQYRDFKSFVIADIPGIIEGAAEGKGLGHYFLRHIERNSTLLFLIPADSKDISEEYEILLNELQKYNPELLDKERLVAISKSDMLDGELKELMKRELDMYFGKTPYLFISSVAQQGIQELKDRLWLMLNPKI
- a CDS encoding tetratricopeptide repeat protein; amino-acid sequence: MVFPKSILLTLFFLATLFNDFELGVHLFNNQKWDAAKMKFQNHLKKYPNDLKTIEYLGDIAGHQKNWDVAIDYYGRLKASVPNNADYHYKYGGVLGMKAKITSKWKALGMIGEVEDAFLKAAQLDEGHIDCRWALVQLYMELPGIVGGSERKARLYAQELMNLSKIDGLLAFGLIEVYQKRYKKAEEYYVKAHLTGNSKTTFQKLYQLYQQHLKEPEKAAQLKAAFEK